The DNA region cacaagCAAAGGGATCAAAAGCACACATTTCAATTAATTGGAGGTTAAATGTGCGTAGTCAGGTGTCACAAGGAGCCAAATGTCAGGTGTCACAAGGAGCAAAATTAGAACGAATAATTGAAGGACCAAAAGTACTATTAACCCTATGGTTAGGTTTTAATTCCTTATCGTTTTGCAAATGCTGGAGAAAAATATGATGTTCTTTCTGCTTGGAAAAGAATGGCGATGTTCTCTATGTATCAAATTTGTAAATTGCATAAGAAGTACTGCTGAATGACAATCTTTAATGGGGAAAATAACATATATCCATTAAAAGTCACTGTCAAAGGAAAAAGAAGTTTTCTTGTGCTGAACAATGTAGTGTATGAAGTTGACATCTTGCTCTCATTTCCAGGACATCGCTAATGGCGAATTAGCCCCTACACATCCGATCCGATTGGGGCTAGCTCTCAATTTCTCAGTGTTTTACTATGAGATATTGAATTCTCCTGATCGTGCTTGTAATCTTGCCAAACAGGTAACAAATTTATTGTGTCTCTTGTTTCCCAAATGAGCATCCAGAGTAATTCTGGAAAGAAAATAGATGTTTGGATCTATTGAATGATGTTTATGGTTTGTATGTTTGTGTAAAAGGCCTTTGATGAGGCAATTGCGGAGCTTGATACCCTTGGAGAGGAGTCCTACAAGGACAGCACTTTGATTATGCAACTTCTGCGTGATAACCTCACTCTGTGGACCTCGGATATGCAGGTAAATTCTTGTGTTCTCTTGTTTATTGGATTGTTTTGTTTGTCTTTTGTGATAGTTTGGCTAATCCATCTCTTGTTGACTTTTCTTCTTCAGGATGATGGAACCGATGAGATCAAAGAACAATCAAAAGCAGATGAGCAGCAGTAATGTGAGTGAAACCTCTTTGCTTACAGAAAATCGATGAAGTAACTTTGCTCATCGATCAAATTGACTGTTTGTAGACCTAAATCCCGTGATTTGTAATACCTAAAGGCACTGTTTCTTGCCATTTGTTGTTTTCAGCAAAGATTACTTTTTGTCTCAGTATTTCTCTTGTATTTGGATGCTCCAATCATGGAAatggatttttatttttattaagcaAATAGCACTTTGTATTTAACCTTTCTCGTAGAATGGCGCATTGCGGATTTCATCTCCCTTCAAAATTCTGCATTTTTATTTCTTACTCCATCTTGTGTTTACATCGATATGTGATTAAACTTTGTACAAGTCAAGATTGAATTTTGTTGAGTCACATCTTTTGTGTTGCATTCACATATACTCTTATCTTATGATGTATGGGAAAATCACATATACCCTTCAgcttagatttttattttttgaagaaTTTATCAACTCTCTGTCCACTTAACATCCCCTCTGTTCAAGTAGTCccttttctttgattttttttggtAGGTGTGCACCATTTGTATATGATAGATCTATGTGTCAATCCTTGGGAATAACGTTTTGCTCTGTTTTCGGCTTGGCAAACAACTGGTTTGTTGACTTCTAGTTTTTGTCCCATTTTAAAATATCTCTCCAAGCATGATGTGCACACtagtagtcttttttttttttttatttatttattttatttcccccccccccccccccccccaataaaaGGAGGGCCACCAAGGTTCTTGCCTTATTCATTGAATAAAGTTCTCCAGTTGGCGTGGCAACATCTCATTGGGTAGCTGTCTAGTTTAGTCAAGATTCTCTAATGAATTTTGGGTTTAAATTTTGAAACCTTCAAATGCTGTAATTTTGGTACCAAACTGATCTTTACCCTTAGTAATAATGAAAGTGTTTCCAGCATCAGCACTCAGAAACTTTGACTGGCGAAAGGCAAAATAATGCCTGACTCTTCACTTTTAGCTGATAGGCTAAAGCATTCTTCTTGATGATTAAAGCTAGTACTGGACTCTTTTTATTCCTCTTTTCCAAACTTTATAGTTTGATTCATGAGCCTTGCAAAATTGTTGATCTTTACTGTACGTCGTTCAAGTCTAAATAACCTACTGTTAGTGTTAGGGTTCTCAACTGAACATATTGATGACAAGTTGCACAGGCGCGCGCTCTCTTCACCTCTTTCAATGTTATTAAAAGCTATCGCGTCGTTTGAAGCGATGTGAAGCTTTAAATAAGTGTGAGCTTTAAACTATGACATGCAAAGTGATTCCAATGAAAAGTGgccatttttcaaaatttcaactaTGAGGCATTATTGTGCACTTCTTGCTTTTCGCTTCAAGCCTCAAGGAACTTGTTGCTTTTTTGCACTTGCGCTTTTAAAAACACTGCTCCGTTTTCTCTTCTTGTAATCCGCCCTTAACATGAAATGACTACTGATTTGTTGCTGCGTCGTGGATGTCTCCTCCAATTTGCTTGCTTGTGGGGAAACAGAATTTTGCAGCGCCTTTGAATGTGAACTTGTGCCTGGTTGGCTTGCAAAGTTGCAGTCATCTGAAGCTACTAATATGTCCTTTGACCCTTACAAAAGGGCATTAAATAGGGTTGAGGTTGACACAATGTAAACGTTGTTTGGGGTTTAAAATGTCAAGTGGGTCTACATTTTCGTCCATACTGAGCAGCAGGTTAGTTCTTCTTCAAACATTTATGAATGTGGGCAACTTGAACGAATAAAAACATCAACTTAAGTTTACGCAAAAGATTTACCACAACTAGGTCACCTAAGGAACCGTTTtgacatgatttgaaaccatgagatgaaatcagatttggacatgcaatttggatttcttaggttgtgttttttcttatagacataaaaaccccataagttgtgaaaactatcaaaactttcccaatttttatataatcttaccaaatgagcaagtcatagttcataacaaaattaatacgccactagaaggtctttctaaaaaatacgACATCAATTGGTTAaactttaattcaataaaaaggaaaatttaacatgaatattaATGTATCTACTCTTTAATACAATCCTCTCATATGATACGAACATAAATAAATGTTGatagaagttaatgaggttggtaaattgTTGGTGGAGtgattgttaaaaatatctaccaatttatgaaattttctttttacaaaatataaacttatggttaagttttacatttaaaaatttgAAAATCATGATTTGATATTTCacatcatgcctttttggatgatttgagatttaatctcatgagatgaaattatattttcaaacattgatttcatctcatgacatgCAATCGCATGTCCAAATGCCTACTAAAGGCAATAATATGCAACTCTCGATAGTAACTAATGATGACAAATAGGAAAATTCTTGGATCCTTTCAATTATTTGTACTTTATTTGCAGCTCAACCCAGCTAAGCTTTGTGCCTTATAGCATTTTAAAAATTAACTACAGGTTAGAATGATGTATTCAAATTTTGAGCTGTTTGATAGTACCCATGTGAACAGCAAGACACAAGTACATTCACACAACATTGTTGCAGAGAGAGCTGCTATTAAGCTGGAAATTTAAAACCTATCATTTTAATTTTAGCTTCAATTAGTCACAAAATCAGCATATTTTAGCTACTAATATGTGTATTTAAAATATTTGAATTGACACCTACATCCCATTGTTTCTATCTGAAATCCATGAGTTCTAAACTCCAAGCACGATTATAGGAAGAGTGCAACTGAGTAACTCTTTTTACCCACTAAAGTTTAGGCAGATCGCACAAAGTCAACTAATTTTATTCTTCCACTAGGATCCGTACCAGGTCTCGCATGACTTGATTCTAATTATTGACTATTAGGCCACACTCGTGAGTTATGGCACAAACCTTATTCTTCTGCATACAATCCATTTCAGAATCTCAATAATACGTTGGGTTACTCTGCTTCGTTCAAGCTCGTATGAAACAGTTAATTTCGTGTCCATGAAGGGGCAAACACCATTGTTAAATTCTTCTAGCTAAGACAATAACAAGAATGCTTGAAAATCAATTACTATGTAACAAAATTAATACAATATGTGTAGTGTTAAAACACTGAAGTACACACAGTACTGGAAAAGTAATAGGGACGACTTCACTAAAGAAACTAGGTTAAAAAAGAAAACATATTAAATTGCAGCTAAAAAAGAAACACTATAACAGAAGCTAACTTCTATGTTTCCAAAAAcgtgttcttgattttgtgaaGCCTCTTGACTACGTCTTTCATAGTTATCCTTGACTCTGGCTTTTCCTTTGTGCAATCCAAAGCCAATTCTATCATGGAGGCTATGCAGAGTTCGCTTTTTGAATTGACATGCTTTCCCTCATGAAAAAGATTGGCATCCACAACTTCCATAGTTGTCTTGGGAAATGCTGGTCTTATCCACTGCCTCAGGCCAAGATTTTCATTGAATATCTCATCATCAGTTGGTCTTCTTTTTGACAATACCTCTATCATCATGATGCCATAGCTGTAAACATCACCACTAGTTGACACTCTTCCCTCCGAGCCATATTCttagaagaaagaaaatgaaaataataatattacATTCGAGGTATAATAATAATTTTGTACAATCAAAGACTTGACTTCTATTTAGTTCTTGAATTCGAAAGGGCTTAATTATGATAAGCGAAAGGGTTTACGATACGTGAAAAAGAACTAAACTAGCATACGTACCTGGTGCAATGTAACCAAGAGTCCCTAATGTCTCCGTATGTGCCATGGAGTTGCTTACAGCTAATATTTTAGATATGCCAAAATCACCAACGTGTGCCACCATATCTTCATCCAAAAGAATGTTGGCTGGCTTTAGGTCGCAATGAACTATCGGAGACTCATGATCATGGTGTAGATATTCAATTGCCACAGCCACATCAAGCATTATGGTGACTCTTTGAGGAAGGTTCAAGTGGCGATCTTCTTTGTACAACCAATTATCAAGACTTCCATTAGGCATATACTGCAGAACAAAGGCTCTTATGCATTCACTGGAACAAGTAGTAAACACCGAAACAAGATTTTTGTGCCTAACATTCCTCAGCACTTCACATTCAGTATCAAACCTTTTGCATACTTCCTCATTTTGCAAATCCAGAACCTTTATTGCCACCACAATTCCACTAGATAATGTGCCTTTGTACACAGAGCCAGAACCTCCCACACCAATTAAATTTGATCCATCAAAATAATTGGTCGCTCGTTGAATCTCGTGATAAGAAACTAATTGATGAGTCTTGATCTCCAGTACCTCTTCCACATCTTTGGACTTCCCTTTCTTCTGTCGTTTCATTATCCAAATTGAAGCCACCAACAATATCAAAAAGGATGAAATAACCATTGGAATGACAATTTTGAGCACAAGCTTATTAGACTTTGATTGTTGTCCACGATTAGTGATAGCACAAGGAACCTTCAATATGTGCATTCCACATAGACCTCTATTCCCTAGGAAAGATTGTGGAGTGAAATTTGCAAACACACCACCACTGGGTATTTCACCTTCTAATTCATTAAATGAAACATTGATACTTATAAGGTGTGATAGTTTCTCCAATGACTTAGGAATAGTACCTGATATGGCATTTAATGACAAATCCAAGAACTCCAGGCTTACCAAGCTTGCAAAGGATGATGGAATTGGGTCAGAAAATGAGTTGTTTGATAGGAAAAGATACTGCAGGTTCTCAAGGTCCCCTATTCTTCTTGGTATCATGCCCGAAAGGTGGTTACCAGAAAGATCTATTGCTATAATGGCCTTCAGTTCACCAATATTTGGTGAAACTTCTCCTTGTATAAAGTTTTGGCTAATGTTTAGGCGGAGAAGGCCACTCATTTTCCAGAGGCTCAAAGGAAGCGGTGATGAAAGTTTATTAGAACCCAAATAAAGGTGTTGTAGCATGCTAAGATTCCATATACATGCTGGAATTGACCCAAATAGCTCATTATCAGCCAGATGTAATAGGACCAAATTAGATAAATGACAAACTACCTCTGGAATATTCCCTTGCAATTTATTGTTATATAGATATAGACCTTGGAGTTGTTCAAGCTTACCGACCTCAGAAGGAATGGTTCCGATCAAGTTGTTATCCTCAAAACCTAGTGACAATAGACCGCTTATGTTGCCTATACTTGTGGGGATGGGGCCGTTTATGTGTGCATCTGCTATATGAAAGTTTTTCAAAGTAGATGAAAGATTCCCAATAGAATTGGGCAAAACGCCATTCAACAGTGTGGAACTCAGTTCTAGATATTGCAACATCCTACAGTCCACCAAAGAATTGAAGAATTGCAgatcatgttcacctggttcaatGGTAAGTTGATTTTCAGATAGAAACAATCCCCACAGCTCACGGAGATTTCCCAAGTTAGTAGGAATAGTGCCTGTGAGAAAGTTATGTTCTAGCCCCAATGCCTCAAGCTTGGAAGCATTTGTGATGTATAGAGGAATTTCCCCTTGGAGCTGATTGTTTCCCAAGAAAAGTTGTTCAAGGTTTGGAAGATGAAGACCTATAGTGGTTGGAATTTCCCCCGAGAGGTTATTGAAACTGAAATCGACTAGTTCCAAAGAAGATATATTAAAAATAGCCTTCGGAATTTGACCACTAAATTTATAATTTTGGACAAAGTTAATTAGCCTCAAATTTGATAGCTTCCCCAATTCCAGAGGAATTGGGCCCTCCAAGCGATTGCTTCCACAATAAAGATTTCGCAGAGTGGAAATATTGCCCAATGAAGTGGGAACAGTCCCTGTTATTGGATTATCACCAATGTAAAAATCCTCGAGCTTGGATAAACAACCAATATTTTTAGGTATGTCTCCAGTTATGTTGTTGGAAGATAGGGACAACCCTTTGAGCTCCCTGAGTTGGCAAATGTTGGAAGGAATGGAACCAGAAATTTTGTTCCAAGATACACTTAAACCCTCTAGATTTGACACAATATTCTCTTCACCAAGCAAGAGGGGACCAGAAAGGCTATTGATTCCCAGACCTATGATAAGTAGCGAGGAGATATTAAACAGTACTGTAGGAATATAACCTGTTAACTGATTATCTGTCAAGGATAGAAATGCAAGTCGGCTTAGATTACCGATTTCCTTTGGAATGTTGCCGCTGACTCTATTCCCATACAAACTGAAGCTCAACAATTTTGTGGCATTTCCAACCGAAGGAGGGATTATACCCGTGAGGCTATTGTTCCTGAGATTTAAGACTCTGAGTTCCGGAACATACCATGGACCTTTCCACATTTCACCACTGAATTTATTGAAAGCCaataaaatattttgaattgtccgGTGTTGAAATAGACTTGGTGGAATACTTCCTTCTAGCTGATTGTTTTGAACATCAATCACTTCCAAGTGAGGCAAGTGGCCAAGTCCGTAAGGGATGCCACCATGGAAGCTGTTGTTCCCAAGATTGAGCACACTGAGAAAGGACAAATTGGCCAAAGACGGGGAAATTGTGCCTTGAAGTTGCAAATTAGGAAGCGCCAAGGCCACAACCCTTTGCCTTTTTGAACTGCAAGTGACACCAAACCAAGAGCAAAAAGAAGCATTCTTGGTCCAATTATTGGCCAAAAAATGACTAGGACTTGTAATAAGATTTTGGAAAGCTAGTAGAGCTTCTTGGTCCGTCTCATTTGAGGGAGCAACTGATATAGAAAAATGAACTAGAAAGAGAAGAGTCAATAAGAAATTGTGCTTCTCCATGCTGTTACTATGCACTGGAAATAGAATGTTTCAAGCGAATTCAGACACTGGACTTTTTGTGTGGTATTTCCAAAGATCAAAGTTACTCCACTATATAGCACCAAAATAAATAAAGTGTTGGAAAAGGATAGACTGTAGTTTCCAAGATGTGAAAACAGATCTAGCGTGAAAACAGATTAAAAGGAGGAAAATAAGTAGCAAAAGCCGAAAAAGAAAATGTCCACTTCCCTTGATAGTTGACAAAACTGAGTAAAAGGATAAAAGAATTATAATGGTACAGTGGCTAGTTGGACACAATTTTGTATTACAACTGTCCAGTGGCCTTGGTAGTCAATCAACTTGCATTGAGAAAGATATAAACCTTCATATTTATCTCCTTTTATATATGGTTCAGAACCAAGTCAATGGATATCCATGCAGTCCAGACAAGTTGTCCCATAACCCAATCAATGAGAATCACTTACTGACAAAAAGAAAAAGTCAATGGGAATCAGTTGCATTATTGAAATTATTATTGAATTGAGTGCAGTTAATGATATGAATGCAGTTAAACACAGTTGCAAGGCTACAGACCATTTATATTAATTAGTAACAGAGTGGTTTGGTGGGATTATGTAAGGAAATTACTTGCTTATAGGCAGAGAGTTTACAGCAAGATTATAGGAATACAGAAGGCATCAAAGATGAAAATAACTGTACAATTTCAAGTTGTATCCTATACAAACGTTAATTTAATGATCTATGACTATGGAAAATTGAGATTAGCAACTCTTGGAAATTATACCTCCTAGCTTAAAGAGTATATATATCCTGAAAAGCTAATGGAGTCAATCATTGGATCTGTGCTAAGTCAGTCTATGACCATGTGTTTAGGTTCCCTAATTCAGATCTGGTGACTTCATTAGCTTTTCATAATATATAGTATTATGGTTCCCTTTTTCAGGAATGCTTAAAGCAACAACTCAACTATATATTTTTTTCGTGTTAATCTATGTCAATCAATCAACTTGCCTCAATCTCAAACTTGTTGGCGCATCAACTATATAAATTCTCTTTTGCTTTCCGCTCTAGTATAGTCGACTTTATTCAAATGCTAAACCTTGACATTTTCTCCAAATTAGGGGTTCTGTAAAACTAAAATTACCTCTAAATCTCACGTTGTATAAGTCTCTATTTAGTCTAACTAATACTAGAAAGACTCGTAACATTTATCAGACCTCATACAAgtgtaacaacaacaactatgtcTTAGGGtctgtttggtatggaggaaaacataccaatttttccatgtttggttggtcaaatgTTTGGAAAATAtttgtgtgagctcgctcacattgccggtcccaagcccggataaaggaggagggttgccgagggtcaatcggaaacagcctccctacccaggtaggggtaagactgcgtacatcttaccctccccagaccccactattgtgggattacactaggtagtgaccaagaccaagGAAAACAAGTTTCTTAAATATGGGGAAAATGATTTCCCTAATGAAAGTAGGGAAACAAGTTCCATACGTGACATTCCAAGTTCACTATCTCCTCCCACCCACCCAAcgcccccaccccccacccatTGACCATGGGCCACCCCTAAACCCCCACTCTCCACCCAATCGCACCCcatagtgttttgctagattacCTATAAATGCTCTTGGATAATATTTTTCGCTTAcataccaaacactagaaaataagtaagaaatccaCTTGTTTTCCAAGAAACCGTTttctaagaaaacattttcctgcTACCTTGCAACAACACACAGATATCGGTAACTTTGTCCACCAAAGCGTGGACAAAGGTGGGCAACTTGAACGAATAAAAAgagaaatgacaaaaatggttcttatatttgagggtaggttcaaagtagtcccttaagtatgcactaaACAGTTTTGGTCATTTAAGCTTGCCAAAAGTTAACATTTTAGTCCCCGTCATATATTTATTGAACTATGTCTGTAAGATTTTACGggaattatgaaaaaaaaagggaaattagCCAATGCCTGCTCAATGTACGGTAAAAGAAATTCTTCCACACTTCTTTGTCCAACAAAAAAACAGACATGTGATTTGCCCATAAAATACTGCCCTGAGCTGCTCGTCTCTATCATTTAGAAAAGCAGGGAGAATGGGCAACAGGAAGTCATTACTTTGCCTCTGCCCAAAAAACCAACAGAGTTACCAATGTCTTGCAATAGTGCTCTCCTGATGTTTGGAGTTTGCTTTGGTTCCATCACGAGCTCTTGAATAACCTCAGCAACTGACTTCCTCAATTGAGCAAGTTGTGTATCACTTTTTAGACTCTATGGCCCTACTGATTTGAGGTCTATATTGATGAATTCTGGGATGAATTTGTTTCATTTAGTACACCTGCCTCACTCAAAGATTATTGAGTGAATGAGAAAACCATAAGCAGTTGGTGCAAGCTTCAATATATTTCTGGTTCTGGCATAACAAATCCTAACACTCTCTTCTGGGTCATCTGGAAGCATGGAAAGCATAGGGTGAACATACTCAGGAAATATTTTGGCATCATTTGGAGGCAGGACCGGCTTTAGCATAAAGCGGCTAAAGCACAGGCCTTAGGCCCCTCAATTGTGAAGGCCACATTTTGTAGTAGCAATGAATTACtctttttctgaaaaaaaaaaaaaatactttgaaTGGAAAAGTACTACAAAACTTCCATATAaacaaaattgttttaatgatgaTTTCAACAATTGAGTATTATTTTTGGAAAAAGGTTCCAATTAATAGTCTTTTGGATGGAAAAAAAAGTACGTTTTAAAGATCGAATATGAAGAAAAAATTTGAAGGAGTACAAGAAAAAGTACTCAATATAAATCCTAGATCATTTTACACATTATATGGTTGTCATAATTTAAATTTCATACATTGTGACATGATTAGTTCTTGTACGAAAGTTATGTCATTCTTCGGAGTGGTACTATATATgttctttgttttcttcttctacTTAGCCACGTAGAGTTTTAAAAGAAAGTATATCTAGTCTATCTCTtaaatcatcatcataagcatGTCCGAAAGATCGTATTGAAAGTATTAAAACAATTAGATTAATTATATAGGGttcaaaaaatatatatgcaatttttttcaaaaaatataaagtaTCTTTTAAAGCCTCTTTTCAAAATTTGACTTTAGGCCACAAAGATCGTTGAGCCACCCCTGTTTAGAGGAAATCTCTAACTAAAGGAAGAACATCACATAAAGTTTCTAAGGCAGCACAACGAACAATTGCTGCTGGATCCGACAGCATTGCTATCACATGTGGAAGTACACGCTGCAACCGATCTTCGTCATCAATGTACACGGAGCAAGAGTTAATTATTGTTTACACAACCAGCTGCCTTTAGATATTGTTATCATACTATACTAGAAGTGGGAACAAAAAAAGTTAAAAGTTGAATTACAAATTTACCCATAAAAAACTGAGTGACAATTATACCCTTCAACCAAATATTACTTTAAAGATAATTTCTGTACATAGATG from Lycium barbarum isolate Lr01 chromosome 10, ASM1917538v2, whole genome shotgun sequence includes:
- the LOC132613494 gene encoding probable LRR receptor-like serine/threonine-protein kinase At3g47570 translates to MEKHNFLLTLLFLVHFSISVAPSNETDQEALLAFQNLITSPSHFLANNWTKNASFCSWFGVTCSSKRQRVVALALPNLQLQGTISPSLANLSFLSVLNLGNNSFHGGIPYGLGHLPHLEVIDVQNNQLEGSIPPSLFQHRTIQNILLAFNKFSGEMWKGPWYVPELRVLNLRNNSLTGIIPPSVGNATKLLSFSLYGNRVSGNIPKEIGNLSRLAFLSLTDNQLTGYIPTVLFNISSLLIIGLGINSLSGPLLLGEENIVSNLEGLSVSWNKISGSIPSNICQLRELKGLSLSSNNITGDIPKNIGCLSKLEDFYIGDNPITGTVPTSLGNISTLRNLYCGSNRLEGPIPLELGKLSNLRLINFVQNYKFSGQIPKAIFNISSLELVDFSFNNLSGEIPTTIGLHLPNLEQLFLGNNQLQGEIPLYITNASKLEALGLEHNFLTGTIPTNLGNLRELWGLFLSENQLTIEPGEHDLQFFNSLVDCRMLQYLELSSTLLNGVLPNSIGNLSSTLKNFHIADAHINGPIPTSIGNISGLLSLGFEDNNLIGTIPSEVGKLEQLQGLYLYNNKLQGNIPEVVCHLSNLVLLHLADNELFGSIPACIWNLSMLQHLYLGSNKLSSPLPLSLWKMSGLLRLNISQNFIQGEVSPNIGELKAIIAIDLSGNHLSGMIPRRIGDLENLQYLFLSNNSFSDPIPSSFASLVSLEFLDLSLNAISGTIPKSLEKLSHLISINVSFNELEGEIPSGGVFANFTPQSFLGNRGLCGMHILKVPCAITNRGQQSKSNKLVLKIVIPMVISSFLILLVASIWIMKRQKKGKSKDVEEVLEIKTHQLVSYHEIQRATNYFDGSNLIGVGGSGSVYKGTLSSGIVVAIKVLDLQNEEVCKRFDTECEVLRNVRHKNLVSVFTTCSSECIRAFVLQYMPNGSLDNWLYKEDRHLNLPQRVTIMLDVAVAIEYLHHDHESPIVHCDLKPANILLDEDMVAHVGDFGISKILAVSNSMAHTETLGTLGYIAPEYGSEGRVSTSGDVYSYGIMMIEVLSKRRPTDDEIFNENLGLRQWIRPAFPKTTMEVVDANLFHEGKHVNSKSELCIASMIELALDCTKEKPESRITMKDVVKRLHKIKNTFLET